A genomic segment from Haloarcula limicola encodes:
- the ptsP gene encoding phosphoenolpyruvate--protein phosphotransferase, which yields MAERELQGTGATPRSGVGTVVWYGQDIELPDADDVTVDEAVERDRFADAVETARAELETEREATAERVGEEEAAVFDAHVQFLEDPAIEDAVDTEIAAGAPAPNAVDAAFGSHIEQFEGMNGRMAERADDLRDVRDRLLRLLTDGDRVDLADLPEGSVVLAERLTPSDTAQLDPDTVAGFATVTGGRTSHAAIFARSLALPAVVGVGDELDAIETGADVVVNGDAGTLLIDPDEDERSAAATDSGADVVEERVETTDGREIEVAANVGRPAELGPAADRGADGVGLYRTEFLFLDRESPPSEDEQYEAVREALDTFPEGRVVVRTLDIGGDKRIPYLDLPEEENPFLGERGVRRSLGPDADLFVTQLRALLRAAADGEGDLAVMFPLVASIEELEGALDALDDAAADLDDAGVEYERPEVGVMVETPSAVFVAEELAARVDFLSIGTNDLTQYVMAADRENERVGDLHDPTYPGVVRAIHRTVEAAHARDAWVGMCGEMAGDPDLTELLVGLGLDELSMSAVTVPDVKAAVSETSYSTASERAEDARNAATRSAVTNSQQ from the coding sequence ATGGCGGAACGCGAACTGCAGGGGACCGGCGCGACGCCCCGCTCCGGCGTCGGCACGGTCGTCTGGTACGGGCAAGACATCGAACTCCCCGACGCCGACGACGTGACGGTAGACGAGGCGGTCGAGCGCGACCGCTTCGCCGACGCAGTCGAGACGGCCCGCGCCGAACTGGAGACCGAACGCGAGGCGACCGCGGAGCGAGTCGGCGAGGAGGAGGCCGCCGTCTTCGACGCGCACGTCCAGTTCCTCGAAGACCCCGCCATCGAGGACGCCGTCGACACGGAGATCGCGGCGGGCGCACCCGCGCCGAACGCCGTCGACGCGGCCTTCGGCTCGCACATCGAGCAGTTCGAGGGGATGAACGGCCGGATGGCCGAGCGGGCGGACGACCTCCGAGACGTCCGGGACCGCCTGCTCCGCCTGCTGACCGACGGCGACCGCGTCGATCTCGCGGACCTGCCCGAGGGCAGCGTCGTCCTCGCCGAGCGACTGACGCCCAGCGACACGGCGCAGTTGGACCCCGATACCGTCGCCGGGTTCGCCACCGTGACCGGGGGCCGAACGTCCCACGCGGCCATCTTCGCCCGGTCGCTGGCGCTGCCGGCCGTCGTCGGCGTCGGCGATGAACTCGACGCTATCGAGACCGGAGCCGACGTCGTCGTCAACGGCGACGCCGGAACGCTCTTGATCGACCCCGACGAGGACGAGCGGTCGGCCGCCGCGACCGATTCCGGTGCCGACGTCGTCGAAGAGCGTGTCGAGACGACCGACGGCCGCGAGATCGAGGTCGCGGCGAACGTCGGGCGACCGGCGGAGCTGGGGCCGGCCGCCGACCGCGGCGCGGACGGCGTCGGCCTCTACCGGACCGAGTTCCTCTTCCTCGACCGGGAGTCGCCCCCTTCGGAGGACGAGCAGTACGAGGCCGTCCGCGAGGCGCTCGATACGTTCCCCGAGGGGCGCGTCGTCGTCCGCACGCTCGACATCGGCGGCGACAAGCGCATCCCCTACCTCGACTTGCCCGAGGAGGAGAACCCGTTCCTCGGCGAGCGCGGCGTCCGCCGCTCGCTCGGTCCGGACGCGGACCTATTCGTCACCCAGCTCCGCGCGCTCTTGCGGGCCGCGGCCGACGGCGAGGGCGACCTCGCGGTCATGTTCCCGCTCGTGGCCTCCATCGAGGAGCTGGAGGGCGCGCTCGACGCGCTCGACGACGCGGCGGCCGACCTAGACGACGCCGGCGTCGAGTACGAGCGACCCGAGGTCGGCGTGATGGTCGAGACGCCCAGCGCCGTCTTCGTCGCCGAGGAACTGGCCGCCCGCGTGGACTTCCTCTCCATCGGGACCAACGACCTCACGCAGTACGTGATGGCCGCCGACCGCGAGAACGAGCGCGTCGGCGACCTCCACGACCCGACGTATCCGGGCGTGGTGCGAGCCATCCACCGGACCGTCGAAGCGGCCCACGCGCGGGACGCGTGGGTCGGGATGTGTGGCGAGATGGCCGGCGACCCCGACCTGACCGAACTCCTGGTCGGCCTCGGGCTGGACGAACTCAGCATGAGCGCCGTCACCGTCCCCGACGTGAAGGCCGCCGTCAGCGAGACGTCGTACAGCACCGCGAGCGAGCGCGCCGAAGACGCTCGCAACGCCGCAACGCGCAGCGCAGTCACCAACTCACAACAATGA
- a CDS encoding PTS fructose transporter subunit IIC — MSSNDTADTLRAYLTSVKEDLMTGVSFMIPFVTIGGIFLALAYAVGDTQTVFENTGSAGWFLAQIGTAGLTIMVPILGGYIAYAIADRPGLAPGFLLAYLLQQGAVIEQAALVVGLSGGSSGAGYLGAIVAGLVAGYVARWFKSRDVPGVIQPMMPVLIIPVATMAVAAPLLLFVLGVPVAIANQSLTTFLETMQGGQAIVVGLILGGMMAADMGGPINKVAYVFATGLITEGIYAPMAAVMIGGMVPPIGMALSNFIAPHKYEAEMYENAKSGIPLGLAFITEGAIPYGAADPLRVIPSVVSGSAIAGAMSMALGVTMPAPHGGVFVVLLSNKPLLFLASLLVGTLVTAAVATLIKPDFEERINAETSSQSTQPTNN; from the coding sequence ATGTCAAGTAACGACACCGCGGACACGCTCCGCGCGTATCTGACCTCCGTCAAGGAGGATCTGATGACCGGCGTATCGTTCATGATACCCTTCGTCACCATCGGGGGGATCTTCCTCGCTCTCGCGTACGCGGTGGGAGATACGCAGACAGTATTCGAGAACACCGGCTCCGCCGGCTGGTTCCTGGCCCAGATCGGCACGGCCGGACTGACCATCATGGTGCCCATCCTCGGCGGGTATATCGCCTACGCGATAGCAGACCGCCCCGGGCTGGCACCGGGCTTCCTGCTGGCGTACCTGCTCCAGCAGGGGGCCGTCATCGAGCAGGCGGCCCTCGTCGTCGGCCTCTCGGGCGGGAGCTCGGGAGCCGGCTACCTCGGCGCGATCGTCGCCGGTCTCGTGGCCGGCTACGTCGCCCGCTGGTTCAAGAGCCGCGACGTGCCGGGCGTCATCCAACCGATGATGCCGGTGCTCATCATCCCGGTGGCGACGATGGCCGTCGCCGCGCCGCTCCTGCTGTTCGTGCTGGGCGTCCCGGTCGCCATCGCCAACCAGAGCCTGACGACGTTCCTCGAGACGATGCAGGGCGGGCAGGCCATCGTCGTCGGCCTGATCCTCGGGGGGATGATGGCCGCGGACATGGGCGGCCCCATCAACAAGGTCGCCTACGTCTTCGCGACCGGCCTCATCACCGAGGGCATCTATGCGCCGATGGCCGCCGTCATGATCGGTGGGATGGTCCCGCCGATCGGAATGGCGCTCTCGAACTTCATCGCGCCCCACAAGTACGAGGCGGAGATGTACGAGAACGCCAAGAGCGGCATCCCGCTCGGGCTCGCCTTCATCACCGAGGGCGCGATCCCCTACGGCGCGGCCGACCCGCTCCGGGTCATCCCCTCGGTCGTCTCCGGGAGCGCCATCGCCGGCGCGATGTCGATGGCGCTGGGCGTGACGATGCCCGCCCCCCACGGCGGCGTCTTCGTCGTCCTGCTGTCGAACAAGCCGCTGCTGTTCCTCGCCTCGCTCCTGGTCGGGACGCTGGTCACGGCGGCCGTCGCCACGCTCATCAAGCCCGACTTCGAGGAGCGCATCAACGCCGAGACGAGCTCGCAGAGCACGCAGCCGACCAACAACTGA
- a CDS encoding PTS fructose transporter subunit IIB: MKFVAVTSCPTGIAHSQMAAENLEQTATEMGHDISVEVQGAMGAENELSAEDIEAADAAIVAADTAVDTARFEGMPLVKGTVKDAVNDVESLLNQAIEAADGDAETVATDTTESTDDSGDGGSGEERERRGGDRSKSLGARLKRLFS; the protein is encoded by the coding sequence ATGAAATTCGTCGCAGTCACGTCCTGTCCGACCGGTATCGCACACAGCCAGATGGCCGCGGAGAACCTAGAGCAGACCGCGACCGAGATGGGCCACGACATCAGCGTCGAGGTCCAGGGCGCGATGGGCGCGGAGAACGAACTCTCCGCCGAGGACATCGAGGCCGCCGACGCCGCCATCGTCGCCGCCGACACCGCCGTCGACACGGCCCGCTTTGAGGGGATGCCTCTCGTTAAAGGCACCGTCAAGGACGCGGTCAACGACGTGGAGAGCCTGCTGAACCAGGCGATCGAGGCCGCCGACGGCGACGCCGAGACGGTAGCGACCGACACGACCGAGTCGACCGACGACTCCGGCGACGGCGGGAGCGGCGAGGAGCGAGAGCGCCGCGGCGGCGACCGCTCGAAGAGCCTCGGCGCGCGACTGAAGCGCCTCTTCAGCTAG
- a CDS encoding PTS sugar transporter subunit IIA yields MSDAISQTDIDELIPASHISLSEPPAEKDACIEHLLDLLVDAGRVDDREAALDALLAREAETTTGVGMGIGIPHAKTDAVSRPSLAFVRSEEGIDFGSMDDEPATLIFMILVPESGGEEHLNILSSLSRALMHDEVRERLHEADDERAVQETLREAIA; encoded by the coding sequence ATGTCAGACGCTATCAGTCAGACCGACATCGACGAGTTGATCCCGGCGAGCCACATCTCGCTGTCCGAACCGCCCGCCGAGAAGGACGCCTGCATCGAACACTTACTCGACCTGCTGGTCGACGCCGGCCGCGTCGACGACCGAGAGGCGGCCCTCGACGCGCTGTTGGCCCGCGAAGCGGAGACGACCACCGGAGTGGGCATGGGCATCGGCATCCCGCACGCGAAGACCGACGCCGTCTCCCGCCCGTCGCTGGCGTTCGTCCGCTCCGAGGAGGGCATCGACTTCGGGTCGATGGACGACGAGCCCGCGACGCTGATATTCATGATCCTCGTCCCCGAATCGGGCGGCGAGGAGCACCTGAACATCCTCAGTTCGCTCTCGCGCGCCCTGATGCACGACGAGGTCCGCGAGCGGCTCCACGAGGCCGACGACGAGCGAGCCGTACAGGAGACGCTCCGGGAGGCCATCGCATGA
- a CDS encoding HPr family phosphocarrier protein, whose amino-acid sequence MSLERTVTLVPEAGLHARPASEFVEAVNDHEAEISIGRPGEDPVQANSMIAVTSLGIEHGDEVHLVADGEDAEAALDELERILTTPEEEAAT is encoded by the coding sequence ATGAGCCTCGAACGCACCGTCACGCTCGTCCCGGAGGCGGGACTGCACGCCCGTCCCGCGTCGGAGTTCGTCGAGGCCGTCAACGACCACGAGGCCGAGATATCCATCGGCCGCCCGGGCGAGGACCCCGTTCAGGCCAACAGCATGATCGCCGTCACGAGCCTCGGTATCGAACACGGTGACGAGGTCCACCTCGTCGCCGACGGCGAGGACGCCGAGGCCGCGCTGGACGAACTCGAACGGATACTGACCACGCCCGAGGAGGAAGCGGCGACCTGA